A portion of the Microlunatus phosphovorus NM-1 genome contains these proteins:
- a CDS encoding adenylyl-sulfate kinase: protein MPSGALFLNGTVGAGKTTAAEAIGDLLQQRGIPYAVIDLDWLRNAWPAPADDPFNLELELQNLAAVTANFRKAGARVLVLAGVIEKPGDRERYERALDEQFVVCRLVVPIPRIQSRITARHPPGAERDWHLARIGELDSILESAQLDDFVVQIDDAEPPAIAREVLRTVGWTD from the coding sequence GTGCCATCGGGAGCTCTGTTCCTCAACGGAACCGTCGGGGCTGGGAAGACGACCGCTGCCGAGGCGATCGGCGACCTGCTCCAGCAACGCGGGATCCCATACGCGGTCATCGACCTCGACTGGTTGCGCAACGCCTGGCCCGCACCGGCCGACGACCCGTTCAACCTGGAACTGGAGCTGCAGAACCTGGCGGCCGTGACCGCGAACTTCCGCAAGGCGGGCGCCCGAGTTCTCGTCCTTGCCGGGGTGATCGAGAAGCCTGGGGATCGCGAGCGCTACGAGCGTGCCCTCGATGAGCAATTCGTCGTGTGTCGGCTGGTCGTCCCGATCCCTCGGATCCAATCCAGGATCACCGCAAGACATCCGCCCGGCGCCGAGCGAGACTGGCACCTGGCGCGAATCGGTGAACTCGACTCGATCCTCGAATCGGCCCAGCTGGACGACTTCGTCGTACAAATCGACGATGCCGAGCCGCCAGCTATTGCCCGTGAAGTCCTCCGCACCGTCGGCTGGACCGACTGA
- the rpsP gene encoding 30S ribosomal protein S16: protein MAVKIRLKRLGKIRSPHYRIVVADSRTKRDGRAIEEIGKYHPKNDPSVIEVDSERAQYWLSVGAQPTEAVVALFKRTGDWQKFSGDTSPSGVEPQKEKKNKLDAFNAALADAGSEPKVEAISKKSKDSADESSEA from the coding sequence GTGGCTGTCAAGATTCGTCTGAAGCGACTGGGCAAGATCCGGTCGCCGCACTACCGCATCGTCGTCGCCGACTCGCGCACCAAGCGTGACGGCCGGGCGATCGAGGAGATCGGCAAGTACCACCCGAAGAACGACCCGTCGGTGATCGAGGTCGATTCTGAGCGCGCACAGTACTGGCTCTCCGTCGGCGCTCAGCCGACCGAGGCCGTGGTGGCGCTGTTCAAGCGGACCGGTGACTGGCAGAAGTTCTCCGGCGACACCTCGCCCTCGGGTGTGGAGCCGCAGAAGGAGAAGAAGAACAAGCTCGACGCCTTCAACGCCGCTCTCGCCGACGCCGGCAGCGAGCCGAAGGTCGAAGCCATCTCCAAGAAGTCCAAGGATTCGGCCGACGAGTCCAGCGAGGCCTGA
- a CDS encoding RNA-binding protein, giving the protein MLDDALEHLVRGIVAHPDEVRVRDKRLRQGGRMLEVRVNPSDIGKVIGRSGRTATALRTVVGALAGNQSIRIDFVDTDKPQRRGGRR; this is encoded by the coding sequence GTGCTGGACGACGCACTCGAGCATCTGGTGCGCGGCATCGTCGCGCATCCCGACGAAGTCCGGGTCCGCGACAAGCGGCTTCGGCAAGGCGGCCGGATGCTCGAGGTCAGGGTCAACCCGTCCGACATCGGCAAGGTGATCGGCCGTTCCGGTCGTACGGCCACCGCTCTGCGCACCGTCGTCGGGGCGCTGGCCGGCAATCAGAGCATCCGGATCGACTTCGTTGACACCGACAAGCCTCAGCGCCGCGGCGGACGTCGCTGA
- the rimM gene encoding ribosome maturation factor RimM (Essential for efficient processing of 16S rRNA): MADTVEVIVGIVGRAHGIRGDVGIELRTDEPERRFAPGSRLRIEGSGRSLTVTSTRDHSGRLLVRFDECPDRTAAELLRGAVLVVDVDADERPGDEEEFYDRQLTGLRVFDAADAEVGSVADVIHLPGQDLLEIQTPTGKRLVPFVRAIVPKVDLTARLVQLADVPGLLVDEIDSD, translated from the coding sequence GTGGCTGACACCGTCGAGGTGATCGTCGGCATCGTCGGCCGGGCTCACGGCATTCGCGGTGACGTGGGCATCGAGCTACGCACCGACGAACCGGAGCGACGCTTCGCACCCGGCAGCAGGTTGCGGATCGAGGGCAGCGGTCGATCACTCACCGTGACCTCGACCCGTGATCACAGTGGTCGGCTGCTGGTCCGGTTCGACGAGTGTCCGGATCGGACCGCTGCGGAGCTGCTTCGCGGTGCGGTGCTGGTTGTCGACGTCGACGCCGACGAGCGCCCCGGCGACGAGGAGGAGTTCTACGACCGGCAACTCACCGGTCTGCGGGTGTTCGACGCTGCCGATGCCGAGGTGGGCAGCGTTGCCGACGTGATCCACCTGCCGGGGCAGGACCTGCTGGAGATTCAAACACCCACCGGAAAGCGGCTGGTGCCCTTCGTTCGGGCCATCGTCCCGAAGGTGGATCTGACGGCGCGGCTGGTGCAGCTCGCCGACGTACCGGGCTTGCTCGTCGACGAGATCGACAGCGACTGA
- the trmD gene encoding tRNA (guanosine(37)-N1)-methyltransferase TrmD: MRLDVVTIFPDYLAPLRLSLVGKAIETGIVDLRVHDLRDWTHDRHRTVDNTPYGGGAGMVMKPEPWGECLDTLVPEPGEDAETAAPGPRLLVFTPSGRRFDQALADELAGEQHLILACGRYEGIDARVVPYARTRMRVEEISIGDYVLNGGEAAALVVIEAVVRLIPGVIGNPDSLTEESHSAGHDRLLEYPIYTKPPSWRGLEVPEVLFSGHHAQIAAWRRERAVELTRERRPELLSDQG, from the coding sequence ATGCGTCTCGACGTCGTCACCATCTTCCCGGACTATCTGGCCCCGCTGCGGCTCTCGCTGGTCGGCAAGGCGATCGAGACCGGGATCGTCGATCTGCGCGTCCACGATCTGAGGGACTGGACCCACGATCGACACCGTACGGTCGACAACACCCCGTACGGCGGTGGCGCGGGCATGGTGATGAAGCCCGAGCCCTGGGGCGAATGCCTGGACACCCTGGTCCCGGAGCCCGGCGAGGATGCCGAGACCGCCGCACCGGGCCCGCGACTGCTGGTCTTCACCCCATCCGGCCGTCGGTTCGACCAAGCCCTGGCCGACGAGCTGGCCGGCGAACAGCACCTGATCCTGGCCTGCGGCCGCTATGAGGGCATCGACGCCCGCGTGGTCCCGTACGCACGCACCCGGATGCGGGTCGAGGAGATCAGCATCGGCGACTATGTGCTGAACGGGGGAGAAGCCGCCGCCTTGGTGGTGATCGAGGCGGTCGTGCGACTCATTCCCGGCGTCATCGGCAATCCCGACTCGCTGACCGAAGAGTCACATTCCGCCGGTCATGACCGGCTGTTGGAGTATCCGATCTACACCAAGCCGCCGTCTTGGCGTGGACTCGAGGTGCCGGAAGTCCTGTTCTCCGGTCACCACGCCCAGATCGCGGCCTGGCGCCGCGAGCGGGCGGTGGAGCTGACCCGTGAGCGGCGCCCGGAGCTACTGTCTGATCAGGGCTGA
- a CDS encoding alpha/beta hydrolase, giving the protein MSLAGPALLSLVIVLVIAAPIGVILRWRITARRGRPHGVRASIGRLCALLGCQLLAVFLTFLVANDSYGFYHSWTDLTGLGRDAPAGVSDRGLVSKGQGRVEIVKVSGGPSGATADVLVWLPHQYDEPDHADKKFPVMMVLPGQPSLVQSMFRHFDFGAVATREIDSGRVQPFVAVFPPLMIDPPRDTECTNVDTGPQALTWLQKDVPQATLARFRVSDRASLWSVTGWSTGGFCAAKLLLTEPGRFAAAASLGGYYQPLLDHTTGRLFRNKAERADNSPLHLYLTKGLPAGRSLLLISGKQDTESWPMTEKMIAATRGNPNVYTYIFAEGGHNYRNYRDLLPGILGWFQQRGAFGTG; this is encoded by the coding sequence ATGAGTCTCGCCGGTCCGGCCCTGTTGTCGCTCGTCATCGTGCTGGTGATTGCGGCCCCGATCGGGGTGATCCTGCGCTGGCGGATCACTGCTCGCCGAGGCCGCCCTCATGGGGTGAGGGCAAGCATCGGGCGGCTGTGCGCCTTGCTGGGCTGCCAGTTGCTGGCGGTCTTCCTCACCTTCCTGGTCGCCAACGACAGCTACGGCTTCTACCACTCCTGGACTGATCTCACCGGCCTCGGCCGCGACGCGCCCGCCGGTGTCAGCGACCGGGGACTGGTCAGCAAAGGGCAGGGCCGGGTCGAGATCGTGAAGGTCTCCGGCGGACCATCCGGGGCAACCGCGGACGTCTTGGTCTGGTTGCCACACCAGTACGACGAGCCCGACCATGCCGACAAGAAGTTCCCCGTGATGATGGTGCTGCCGGGTCAGCCATCCCTGGTGCAGTCGATGTTTCGGCACTTCGACTTCGGTGCGGTGGCGACCCGGGAGATCGACAGCGGGCGGGTGCAGCCGTTCGTCGCAGTCTTCCCGCCACTGATGATCGATCCGCCTCGCGACACCGAGTGCACCAATGTCGATACTGGGCCGCAAGCACTGACCTGGCTGCAGAAGGATGTCCCGCAGGCGACTCTGGCACGTTTCCGGGTGTCCGACCGGGCCAGCCTCTGGTCGGTGACGGGCTGGAGCACGGGTGGCTTCTGTGCCGCGAAGCTGCTGCTCACCGAACCAGGACGTTTCGCAGCGGCCGCGTCGCTCGGCGGCTACTACCAGCCGCTGCTGGATCACACGACGGGCAGGTTGTTCAGGAACAAGGCCGAGCGTGCGGACAACTCGCCGCTCCATCTGTATCTGACCAAGGGATTGCCGGCCGGCCGGAGCTTGCTGCTGATCTCCGGCAAGCAGGACACGGAGTCCTGGCCGATGACGGAGAAGATGATCGCCGCAACGCGGGGCAATCCCAACGTCTACACCTACATCTTCGCCGAGGGCGGTCACAACTATCGCAACTATCGAGACCTGCTGCCCGGGATCCTCGGCTGGTTCCAGCAACGCGGAGCCTTCGGAACGGGCTGA
- a CDS encoding SGNH/GDSL hydrolase family protein, with protein MSRRQDTRAVWAAMVTALLVILAVLGWLTPRALGLGATTSTSPGSSADHRAEQDSAPLQLVGFGDSVLAGAGCDCDDYLVQAADQVRHDTGRRVTTANGGVNGATVADLLHELRTDDKAIAQLEQADVIVLTIGANDLQPSLDSWADQGCDAHCYQPGIASMAARLDAVLGVIDQSKKPSTTVLVTDYWNVYLDGEVGRHTYGAGYLSWSDLVTKAANRAICRSAEQGHATCVDLYRPFKGDGGDDPTELLAGDGDHANARGTTAISRTVAEAIERALPARSH; from the coding sequence ATGAGCAGACGCCAGGACACTCGGGCTGTCTGGGCGGCGATGGTCACTGCCTTGCTGGTGATCCTGGCGGTTCTCGGGTGGCTGACACCCCGGGCTCTCGGCCTCGGTGCCACCACAAGCACGAGTCCTGGTTCATCGGCGGATCATCGCGCCGAGCAGGACTCCGCGCCCTTGCAGCTGGTCGGCTTCGGTGACTCGGTGCTGGCCGGTGCCGGCTGCGACTGCGACGACTACCTCGTGCAGGCTGCGGACCAGGTACGCCACGACACCGGTCGGCGAGTCACCACGGCCAACGGTGGTGTCAACGGCGCGACCGTCGCCGATCTGCTGCACGAACTGCGTACCGACGACAAGGCCATCGCCCAGCTCGAGCAGGCCGACGTGATCGTGCTGACCATCGGCGCCAACGACCTCCAGCCCTCGCTCGACTCCTGGGCCGACCAGGGCTGCGATGCGCACTGCTACCAACCCGGGATCGCTTCGATGGCGGCTCGGCTGGACGCCGTCCTCGGCGTCATCGACCAGTCGAAGAAGCCCAGTACGACAGTGCTGGTGACCGACTACTGGAATGTCTACCTCGACGGCGAGGTCGGCCGGCACACCTACGGCGCCGGTTACCTGTCGTGGAGCGACCTGGTGACGAAGGCCGCAAACAGGGCCATTTGCCGGTCCGCCGAGCAGGGCCACGCCACCTGCGTCGATCTCTACCGGCCGTTCAAGGGCGACGGCGGCGACGATCCCACCGAGCTACTCGCCGGTGACGGCGATCATGCGAACGCTCGCGGCACCACGGCGATCTCGCGTACGGTCGCAGAGGCGATTGAGCGGGCACTTCCCGCCCGATCCCACTGA
- a CDS encoding SDR family oxidoreductase: MTGPIVVTGGTGTLGRPVVEGLLRSGSTVRVASRRAHPDRDLAYQWAQVDYRSESSTRAAMASADTVVHCANSMRRVLDDQVVRAAVRAEVAHFVYISIVGIDRIPFRYYQNKLATERQLEASGMPYTILRATQFHDLAYQLVAALTKAWIAPLPAGWRVQPVEVGEVADRLVALARQPAAGRVPDFGGPEVRTLPELAASYRSSIGRSPRRVLALPFPGATSAALRHGANLTPDHAVGRVTFEQYLRQEPQ; encoded by the coding sequence ATGACAGGACCGATCGTGGTGACCGGCGGCACCGGTACACTGGGCCGGCCGGTCGTCGAGGGACTGCTGCGGTCCGGCAGCACAGTCCGGGTGGCCAGCCGCCGGGCGCACCCGGATCGCGACCTGGCGTACCAGTGGGCCCAGGTTGACTATCGCAGCGAGTCCAGTACGCGGGCCGCAATGGCGAGCGCCGACACGGTGGTGCACTGCGCCAACAGCATGCGGCGGGTGCTGGATGACCAGGTGGTCAGGGCAGCGGTCCGCGCCGAGGTCGCACACTTCGTCTACATCTCGATTGTCGGCATCGACCGGATCCCGTTCCGGTATTACCAGAACAAGCTGGCCACCGAACGGCAGCTCGAGGCCTCCGGAATGCCGTACACGATCCTGCGCGCCACGCAGTTCCACGACCTGGCATACCAGTTGGTCGCCGCGCTCACCAAAGCGTGGATCGCGCCGTTGCCGGCCGGTTGGCGGGTGCAGCCGGTGGAGGTCGGCGAGGTGGCTGACCGGCTGGTGGCGCTCGCCCGGCAACCAGCCGCCGGACGCGTACCCGACTTCGGCGGACCCGAGGTGCGCACCTTGCCAGAGCTGGCCGCCAGCTATCGCTCCTCGATCGGCCGCTCACCTCGCCGCGTGCTGGCGCTGCCGTTTCCGGGAGCGACGTCGGCAGCACTCCGCCACGGCGCCAATCTCACCCCGGACCACGCGGTGGGCCGGGTCACCTTCGAGCAGTATCTGCGTCAGGAACCGCAGTAG
- a CDS encoding class I SAM-dependent methyltransferase, whose translation MTLRQWVETFAGGTFLTGMAELNARHPWSHNDHFHSWILATMPRPCRRALDVGCGRGELVAALAPHADHVVGNDADPAMREQASQRCAGLPNVTITSGDWTDSDGQFDLVTMVAVLHHLDVAEALHDVRRLLSPGGRFLAVGLARPHTARDHAWDIASMITNPIIGYVKHPWPSRTDGPQPSPFPVRDPMLSFDELRRLLDDVLPGAIIRRQLGFRHTIAWTKPDTTDSAEGVGQ comes from the coding sequence GTGACGCTACGGCAGTGGGTAGAAACGTTCGCCGGTGGCACATTCCTGACGGGAATGGCCGAGCTCAATGCCCGGCACCCGTGGAGCCACAACGATCACTTCCACAGCTGGATCCTGGCCACCATGCCGAGGCCATGCCGGAGGGCGCTCGACGTCGGCTGCGGTCGTGGCGAGTTGGTGGCCGCTCTTGCACCCCACGCGGACCACGTGGTCGGCAACGACGCCGATCCGGCGATGCGCGAGCAGGCGAGTCAACGCTGCGCAGGCCTGCCCAATGTCACGATCACCAGCGGCGACTGGACCGACAGCGATGGCCAGTTCGATCTCGTGACGATGGTCGCGGTCTTGCATCACCTCGACGTGGCCGAGGCGCTGCACGACGTGCGGCGGCTGCTCAGTCCCGGCGGGCGTTTCCTGGCCGTCGGGCTGGCTCGACCTCACACCGCCCGCGACCACGCTTGGGACATCGCCTCGATGATCACCAACCCGATCATCGGATACGTGAAGCATCCGTGGCCCAGCAGGACAGACGGCCCGCAGCCCTCGCCGTTTCCCGTCCGCGACCCCATGCTCTCCTTCGACGAGTTGCGGCGGCTCCTCGACGACGTCCTGCCCGGGGCGATCATCCGGCGCCAACTGGGTTTTCGCCACACGATCGCATGGACCAAACCAGACACCACGGATTCGGCGGAAGGAGTCGGACAATGA
- a CDS encoding daunorubicin resistance protein DrrA family ABC transporter ATP-binding protein: MNVIEATGLRKRFGTTQALDGVDLAAREGTVLGVLGPNGAGKTTAVRVLATLLRPDAGSARVGGYDVATQAEQVRATIGLTGQYASVDEDLTGTQNLVMIGQLLDLTRRQAKSRAAELLEWFDLTAAARKMAKTYSGGMRRRLDLAASLVGRPAVIFLDEPTTGLDPAKREDMWAVIRNLVTEGSTVLLTTQYLEEADALADEISVIDHGRVIAHDSPEGLKRIVGGQRIAVRPTDPDRLAEVASVLAQIGTGVPEASGRNQLSVPVADEASLPVVVSRLGELGIAVTELSLHLPSLDEVFLTLTGRRAGDDEPDDAPVEEAA, encoded by the coding sequence ATGAACGTGATTGAAGCAACCGGACTGCGCAAGCGGTTCGGCACCACCCAGGCCCTCGACGGAGTGGATCTCGCCGCGCGCGAGGGCACCGTCTTGGGTGTGCTGGGTCCCAATGGAGCCGGCAAGACCACGGCCGTACGCGTGCTGGCCACCCTGCTGCGGCCGGATGCGGGCAGTGCCCGGGTCGGCGGGTACGACGTGGCGACCCAGGCCGAACAGGTCCGCGCCACGATCGGACTCACCGGCCAGTACGCCTCGGTCGACGAGGATCTGACCGGCACCCAGAACCTGGTGATGATCGGGCAGCTGCTCGACCTCACCCGTCGTCAGGCCAAGTCCCGGGCGGCGGAGCTGCTGGAATGGTTCGACCTGACCGCGGCGGCCAGGAAGATGGCCAAGACCTATTCCGGCGGCATGCGTCGCCGACTCGACCTGGCGGCCAGCCTCGTCGGACGACCGGCGGTGATCTTCCTCGACGAGCCGACCACGGGGCTGGACCCGGCCAAGCGCGAGGACATGTGGGCCGTCATCCGCAACCTCGTGACCGAGGGATCGACCGTCCTGCTCACCACCCAGTACCTCGAAGAGGCCGATGCGCTGGCCGACGAGATCAGCGTCATCGACCACGGACGGGTGATCGCCCACGACTCCCCGGAAGGGCTGAAGCGGATCGTCGGTGGCCAGCGGATCGCGGTCCGGCCCACCGATCCCGACCGGCTGGCCGAGGTCGCCTCTGTGCTGGCCCAGATCGGCACCGGCGTACCGGAGGCGTCCGGCCGCAACCAGCTGTCCGTGCCGGTGGCCGACGAGGCGAGTCTGCCCGTGGTCGTGTCCCGGCTCGGTGAGCTCGGCATCGCGGTGACCGAGCTGTCGTTGCATCTACCCAGCCTGGACGAGGTCTTTCTCACCCTCACCGGCCGCCGCGCCGGTGACGACGAACCCGACGATGCCCCGGTGGAGGAGGCAGCATGA